A single Crateriforma conspicua DNA region contains:
- a CDS encoding cation diffusion facilitator family transporter, whose translation MSEERAKLIRRGRNVEIASLIYNITEVTISLTAGFMTGSSALISWGVDSIVEANSAAFMIWQLNGEAKGINERDKRKRKKIALGVLSGAFTIAVLFICYEAISKFISQETASMSWWGIGILLVSLVVNPMLAWGKYRYGKKTDSATLKYDAIDTMICEYQTIVVLIGVGLVQWQGWWWADPVAALLIVPYVAWEAYESGRDAWQVQIDEEDNDE comes from the coding sequence ATGAGCGAGGAACGAGCAAAATTGATACGCCGGGGTCGCAATGTCGAAATTGCCAGCCTGATCTACAACATCACCGAAGTGACCATTTCGCTAACGGCCGGATTCATGACGGGCAGTTCGGCGCTGATCAGTTGGGGCGTCGATAGCATCGTCGAAGCGAACTCCGCCGCGTTCATGATCTGGCAATTGAACGGCGAAGCCAAAGGTATCAACGAGCGAGACAAGCGGAAGAGAAAGAAGATCGCGTTAGGGGTTCTCTCGGGTGCCTTTACGATTGCTGTCTTATTCATCTGTTACGAGGCGATCAGCAAGTTCATCAGCCAAGAAACTGCGTCGATGTCGTGGTGGGGCATTGGCATCTTGCTGGTGTCGTTGGTCGTCAACCCGATGCTGGCATGGGGCAAGTATCGCTACGGCAAGAAGACCGATTCGGCGACTCTGAAATACGACGCCATTGACACGATGATCTGCGAGTACCAAACCATTGTCGTGCTGATCGGCGTCGGTCTGGTGCAGTGGCAAGGTTGGTGGTGGGCCGATCCGGTGGCTGCACTGTTGATCGTTCCCTATGTGGCTTGGGAAGCCTACGAGTCTGGACGCGACGCATGGCAAGTTCAAATCGACGAGGAAGACAACGATGAGTGA